The genomic interval CGCCAACGCAGACGCACTGTCCCGGAGGGACGCCTGCCTAGGCCTATGCCGGGCAGACCCCGACTTGcagctgagggggggggtgtgtggcaaCCCCGATCCAACGGAGGAGTTCGAGCCCCGCCAGCGCCCTCTCCGCGGGCAGGTAGTCAGGGGGAGATATGTGCCGCTTGGCGCAGCGATGCGGGAGGGAGCATCGAGCGCACCCGCGCAATCACGGAGATGCGGAGCACCCGGCGGAGCAAGACAGCGGAGGGGACTTAACGGCCGCGTGGACACCAGTCAGGGGAACGCGACCGAACGGGAAAGACGCAGTGGGTGGAGATTACCTGAACCCCCGCTAATGCCAATACGCTTCCCCCCAGGACTAAGCCGCCGAAGACGCCGGGGATCGAGACCCCGCCCCCCGCAGCAGGACCAGACCCGGCGCGGTGTCCTTTATTCCCAGACCAGGAAGAACCTGAGTTCACTCCTTTGTTCCTTTTTTTGCATGAGTGGTTAACCGAAATAAACGAACGTTAACCTACGCCTTGTTTGGTCCATCTCCCCTGGAAACCTCAGCCGCCGACgatcggggttgccacagtgtgtgtgtgtgtgtgtgtgtgtgtgtgtgtgtgtgtgtgtgtgtgtgtgtgtgtgtgcgtgcgtgcgtgtgccggGGCGGAGGGGGCTGCACTTCTTTTTTGTACCACACTGGGTCTGAGGTAAcccccccgctgacccccctctgaggtaacccccccgctgacccccctctgaggtaacccccccgctgacccccctctgaggtaacccccccgctgacccccctctgaggtaacccccccgctgacccccctctgaggtaacccccccgctgacccccctctgaggtaacccccccgctgaccccccTCTGAGCCCGTTTTGTTTTTCTACAACTAAAAAAAGTCGCCGCTGTTTTTTtacctgtttgtttttttacttttttacttttttttaatgccCTGGCGAGGTGTCCTGCGCCCGTTTTGTTTTTCTACAACTGacacagagaggctgaggaccCCCCCACAATACCCccacccccgggaggaggtcctcctgggtgaaggaggaccagaaggtgtggaggtgtgtcagtgtgtctgaggaccctcctccacctggggacactctgtagaaggacagagagccagcaggccggtccagatacactcctactctggtggagccagcgggggcgagagggagggctgTCCCTGTACCGTTGTACCGGGCAGAGTAACGATCATCAGAACAATcaagactccaggacttgttgttctgtCCAAGCAGGCTGTCACCAGCCcatcctctccttgtgattcctctgtatgtcactcctatataaacccctccttccctctctacctcccagtaacagcggccagtcagagcctctctacccaacacctggaGCATGGAGTCAAAtctgtctgggtgatccggatacgactggtcctcaTCAACCagcgtcaccttcctgttgtcctcagacagagagagttctctgtgggccgtgttggggtccagtgtgaggtcacaggcatctgagggagaaccagacatgaagagctgctgaaccgctcttcatcctcatcatcatcatcatcactagtactgttctcctgcgctctgtgtacatatacatagatatgaacacatacatacatatacatatgtatacattcatagatacacacacctcaacaataacgttatgaacacatcaacaacaatattatgaaaacatcaacaacaatgttatgaaaacatcaacaacagtgttatgaaTACACTCAttcatcactagtactgttctcctgaACATgacatgtgtgtggggggggggtcatgtgatgATAGTTACACTATTGctacatcaacaacaaacatctCTCCTTGGATCCAGGACTTACCAAAGACAAGCAGCtcagcgctgtgattggccgtgcCAGCACTGTTGCTCGCCATGCAGCAGACCGTGTTCATGCTGTACCTCCCACCTCTGACGAAGAGGAAGCCCCTCTCCACCCAGGCCTCTGATTGATCGTCTGTGCCGTCCCTCTCCAGGGGCCTGCCGTTGTGGAGCCACTCTACTGTGGGCTCCGGCGTGCCGCCGGCGTGGCAGGTGTAGCGGGCCGTTTGGCCCACGGGCAACACGTGGGTAGAGGAGTGGAACT from Gadus macrocephalus chromosome 21, ASM3116895v1 carries:
- the LOC132449644 gene encoding stonustoxin subunit beta-like — translated: MSGSPSDACDLTLDPNTAHRELSLSEDNRKVTLVDEDQSYPDHPDRFDSMLQVLGREALTGRCYWEVEREGGVYIGVTYRGITRRGWAGDSLLGQNNKSWSLDCSDDRYSARYNGTGTALPLAPAGSTRVGVYLDRPAGSLSFYRVSPGGGGSSDTLTHLHTFWSSFTQEDLLPGVGVLWGGPQPLCVSCRKTKRAQDTSPGH